From Zavarzinella sp., one genomic window encodes:
- the ccsA gene encoding cytochrome c biogenesis protein CcsA, translating into MWNKLLPLIVVLLGGVLLLYPAKPQTVKEDQFNFVSFGKIPIQHGGRFMPLDSLARNALMAISNGSQTYEIKYFDAELKEFVTEKQPAVRWLLEQWCQHPDHRDRQFIRIDSPEIRNALQLEDRPGNYRYSLEELNKPEFWKNITQVQNKLEEGTDLSEEESAWNEFRQQLRLTNELITRKIPAIFPAVNVNEKWISFKDLETTLEENYLESVDGQAAVTAARIKFFEELSKNAQVAEEFRKKFPSVEAANRYIQTASRNKALEDYRAKQLLVDQQESYTDNAKQMLKMLDAFKQDNVQEFNQLLAEYHQNFTPALTSSQLSKIKAEHFLNNWRPFLFCQWTYVLVAVLALFSWLGLTKPLRQSAFWLATLTLAVHFTALVMRIYISGRPPVTNLYSSSVFIGMIALFVSLVLETIYRNGLGSITAGVIGMATMIIAQFLSVTGDTMEMLQAVLDTNFWLWTHVTIVTIGYAACYVAGIIGCAYVFIGMFTKLFANGGDKHAYRMMYGVICFAMLTSFTGTVLGGIWADQSWGRFWGWDPKENGAVLIVIWNAIILHARWAGLVKARGFAILAIQGNIITTWSWFGTNQLGAGLHAYGFSEKLALACTTTWIVFALISILGMVPTRYWASFEPVSIIPERHRRKSKQSD; encoded by the coding sequence ATGTGGAATAAACTATTGCCATTGATTGTGGTGTTATTAGGTGGTGTTCTGCTGCTTTATCCTGCCAAACCACAAACAGTCAAAGAAGATCAGTTCAATTTCGTCTCCTTTGGCAAAATCCCGATCCAACACGGCGGGCGTTTTATGCCACTGGACTCACTGGCACGAAATGCACTAATGGCGATCAGCAATGGCAGCCAGACTTACGAAATTAAATATTTTGACGCTGAATTGAAAGAGTTTGTCACTGAAAAGCAACCCGCAGTTCGATGGTTATTGGAGCAATGGTGTCAACATCCCGACCATCGTGATCGCCAATTTATCCGAATTGATTCACCAGAAATTCGAAATGCATTACAGTTGGAAGATCGTCCCGGCAATTACCGATATTCTCTTGAGGAATTGAACAAACCAGAATTCTGGAAAAACATCACTCAGGTGCAGAACAAATTGGAAGAAGGAACAGACCTGAGCGAAGAAGAAAGCGCGTGGAATGAATTTCGCCAGCAACTACGTTTGACTAACGAACTAATCACCAGAAAAATCCCTGCAATTTTTCCAGCAGTGAATGTCAATGAAAAATGGATCAGTTTCAAAGATCTTGAAACGACGTTGGAAGAAAATTACCTGGAAAGTGTTGATGGTCAGGCTGCAGTCACTGCCGCCCGAATCAAGTTTTTCGAAGAATTAAGCAAGAACGCACAGGTAGCAGAAGAGTTCAGAAAGAAGTTCCCATCTGTTGAAGCCGCCAACAGATATATTCAAACTGCAAGTCGAAACAAAGCACTTGAAGATTATCGGGCGAAACAACTTCTGGTTGATCAGCAGGAGAGCTACACAGATAATGCCAAACAGATGCTGAAAATGCTGGATGCCTTTAAACAGGACAATGTCCAAGAGTTCAATCAATTATTGGCAGAGTATCATCAAAATTTCACGCCAGCATTGACTTCATCACAACTTTCCAAAATAAAAGCTGAACACTTCTTAAATAATTGGCGTCCATTTTTGTTCTGCCAATGGACATACGTTCTTGTCGCTGTTCTAGCATTGTTTTCCTGGTTAGGCCTGACAAAGCCATTACGACAAAGTGCATTCTGGCTGGCAACCTTAACACTGGCAGTACACTTTACGGCACTGGTAATGCGGATTTATATTTCTGGTCGCCCACCAGTAACTAATCTTTACTCTTCTTCTGTATTTATCGGCATGATCGCCCTGTTTGTTTCTCTGGTTCTCGAAACAATCTACCGTAATGGGCTCGGCAGTATTACAGCGGGTGTGATTGGTATGGCCACGATGATCATTGCACAATTCCTGTCTGTGACTGGCGACACGATGGAAATGTTGCAGGCTGTTCTGGATACCAATTTCTGGTTGTGGACCCACGTTACGATTGTAACCATCGGCTATGCTGCATGCTATGTCGCTGGAATCATTGGTTGTGCGTATGTGTTCATAGGGATGTTCACGAAACTGTTTGCGAATGGTGGTGATAAACATGCTTATCGGATGATGTATGGCGTGATCTGCTTTGCAATGCTCACCAGTTTTACTGGAACCGTTCTGGGTGGGATCTGGGCTGACCAATCCTGGGGCCGGTTCTGGGGTTGGGATCCCAAAGAAAATGGTGCTGTCTTGATTGTGATCTGGAACGCCATTATCCTGCACGCACGCTGGGCAGGGCTGGTCAAAGCACGTGGCTTTGCCATCCTGGCAATCCAGGGAAATATCATCACTACCTGGTCCTGGTTTGGCACCAACCAGCTCGGGGCTGGCTTACATGCCTATGGCTTCAGCGAAAAACTGGCATTGGCCTGTACAACCACCTGGATTGTTTTTGCGTTGATTTCAATCCTTGGCATGGTACCCACTCGCTACTGGGCCAGTTTCGAACCAGTGAGTATCATTCCAGAAAGACATCGCAGGAAGTCAAAACAGTCAGACTAA
- a CDS encoding DUF1552 domain-containing protein translates to MANILSNRWFLNRRTALRGIGVSIALPMLDCMQPLATSAETAATLPKRSVFLYIPNGVNTLTWQIQQAGKDYQFSGPMKALEKHRSVVTPISGLHHPMVIGKHHNCDKVWLTGADVPSDGGAFRNSVSADQLIAEVQGEATRHSSLELAIEGHSLAWSRDGIQLPVERNTVQIFNLLFGATKESKESIRKKLSRKGSILDLVADDAGQMQRQLGADDRRKLDEYLTAVRQVEKRTKRADAWLNIPKPQLSASEQSRLSRKLDMTVVAEYQRLFYDLMVMALRTDSTRVISCMIGSESHSSGIPDIGISQTRHGLSHHNGDPEQLRRLTQTDAFLVEQFAYFLDQLQTAREGDRTLLDTTQILWGSGMAYGHSHGNANLPTILAGGKALGYRHGQHIDFNLPKIGKYNVADAGAHYKICSKPVDSDARLSNLLLTMVNQAGVTAKQFNDSTRTLTELMS, encoded by the coding sequence ATGGCAAATATACTTTCGAATCGCTGGTTTCTCAATCGCCGCACCGCCTTACGTGGGATAGGGGTTTCAATTGCACTTCCAATGCTCGACTGCATGCAACCTTTGGCAACCAGTGCAGAAACTGCTGCCACATTACCCAAACGCAGTGTTTTTCTGTATATCCCTAACGGCGTGAACACCCTCACCTGGCAGATTCAGCAGGCGGGGAAAGACTATCAATTCAGCGGGCCAATGAAGGCACTCGAAAAGCACCGTTCGGTTGTTACCCCGATCAGTGGGCTTCACCACCCAATGGTGATTGGCAAGCACCACAACTGTGATAAAGTCTGGCTGACAGGTGCTGATGTCCCAAGTGATGGTGGGGCATTTCGGAACAGTGTATCGGCAGATCAACTGATTGCAGAAGTGCAAGGTGAAGCAACCCGCCATTCTTCTCTGGAACTGGCGATTGAAGGGCACTCCCTGGCCTGGTCACGGGATGGTATTCAGTTACCAGTGGAACGAAACACCGTGCAGATTTTCAATCTGTTGTTTGGTGCCACCAAAGAAAGCAAAGAATCGATCCGCAAAAAATTGTCCCGCAAAGGGAGTATTTTGGATCTGGTTGCTGATGATGCCGGCCAGATGCAACGGCAGCTTGGGGCGGATGATCGCCGCAAACTGGATGAATATCTGACTGCGGTGCGGCAGGTCGAAAAACGCACCAAGCGTGCGGATGCCTGGTTGAATATACCCAAACCACAACTTAGTGCTTCAGAACAGTCTCGGTTAAGTAGAAAACTCGATATGACCGTGGTGGCAGAATACCAACGACTGTTTTACGATCTGATGGTCATGGCTCTGCGCACCGATTCAACTAGGGTTATTTCCTGTATGATCGGAAGTGAATCGCACAGCAGTGGGATTCCGGACATCGGAATTTCACAAACCCGCCATGGTTTGTCTCACCACAACGGCGATCCGGAACAACTTCGCCGCTTGACCCAAACCGATGCTTTTCTGGTGGAGCAATTTGCCTATTTCCTGGATCAGTTACAAACAGCACGTGAAGGGGATCGCACGTTACTGGACACCACCCAGATTCTGTGGGGCAGCGGGATGGCGTATGGCCATAGCCACGGTAACGCCAACTTGCCCACAATCCTTGCAGGTGGGAAAGCACTTGGCTATCGCCACGGTCAACACATTGACTTCAACCTTCCCAAAATTGGGAAATATAATGTTGCTGATGCGGGTGCCCACTACAAGATCTGTTCAAAACCTGTTGATTCAGATGCCCGTTTGAGCAATTTACTGCTGACAATGGTCAATCAGGCGGGAGTAACTGCAAAGCAGTTCAATGACAGCACCCGTACCCTGACCGAATTAATGAGTTAG
- a CDS encoding DUF1553 domain-containing protein — MYRYVQDNVATYHPLDQHDVSTYRRAVYHQNARAAHVDILSDFDCPDPAMAAPRRAKSITPVQALSMMNHRFIHEMATSLAAELEKSPQVTTGVELAFLKIYGRPPTEQETQKCTQFVKDLGWQRLALVLFNSNEAIFIR; from the coding sequence TTGTACCGTTACGTCCAGGACAACGTTGCCACCTATCACCCTTTGGACCAACACGATGTAAGTACTTATCGCAGAGCAGTTTATCACCAGAACGCCCGAGCAGCCCACGTTGATATTCTCAGTGATTTTGATTGCCCCGATCCGGCAATGGCAGCCCCAAGGCGGGCAAAAAGTATTACACCGGTGCAGGCACTATCGATGATGAATCACCGATTTATTCACGAGATGGCAACTTCGCTTGCGGCCGAATTAGAAAAATCGCCACAAGTCACTACAGGCGTGGAACTTGCGTTCCTGAAAATCTACGGCAGGCCTCCCACGGAGCAGGAGACCCAAAAGTGCACTCAGTTTGTGAAAGATTTGGGCTGGCAACGACTGGCACTGGTTTTGTTCAATTCTAATGAAGCTATTTTCATCAGATAG
- a CDS encoding phosphoribosylanthranilate isomerase: MTRIKICGITTTEDARFCEELGVDALGLNFYPPSPRYIAPKECAGILNAVSPLISLVGVFVDTPVNLMTALAYQLGLRGVQIHGKLPTHENSFPFGLIPAFRVREQADIDQIHKHLEHLTSSGNRPSAIIVDGFHPEFHGGSGITAPWDLLAGQSFSVPLILAGGLTPENVAQAISIVRPFAVDVASGVESAPGKKDRRLLQQFVTAVRSVSDANRTM, from the coding sequence ATGACTCGTATTAAAATCTGTGGGATTACGACAACAGAAGATGCCAGATTTTGTGAAGAGCTGGGCGTGGATGCACTTGGTTTGAACTTTTACCCTCCTTCACCTCGTTACATCGCACCCAAAGAATGTGCGGGAATCCTGAACGCTGTTTCTCCACTGATTTCCCTGGTGGGTGTATTTGTCGATACTCCTGTGAACCTGATGACAGCACTTGCCTACCAACTGGGTCTCCGTGGGGTCCAGATCCACGGAAAACTGCCAACTCATGAGAATTCCTTCCCTTTTGGCCTGATTCCCGCATTCCGCGTGCGTGAACAGGCCGATATCGACCAGATTCACAAGCATTTGGAACACTTGACCAGTTCTGGGAATCGCCCCAGCGCCATTATTGTGGATGGCTTTCATCCCGAATTTCACGGCGGTTCGGGCATTACCGCACCCTGGGATTTATTGGCTGGGCAGAGTTTTTCTGTCCCACTGATTCTGGCAGGTGGCCTGACACCCGAGAATGTCGCACAGGCAATTTCCATCGTGCGTCCTTTCGCCGTGGATGTTGCCAGTGGCGTAGAATCGGCCCCGGGCAAAAAAGACCGCCGCCTACTTCAACAGTTCGTGACAGCGGTTCGATCGGTATCAGACGCGAACAGAACGATGTAA
- a CDS encoding DUF1549 and DUF1553 domain-containing protein, with product MRFSSYICLLALSAIFFTVNSSTAAVDFAKEVAPILQKHCIRCHHENNKKGDISLSTKKDLQEGQYFNFETPANSPLLKLLVPAKEGKKPRMPKEGAILNDLELKTLTQWVKEGAIWPETVVILPKQRADANWWSFQPLKQHDQPAIPDAPKEWQQNPIDHFIWAKLAENQLKSNPMADDLTLLRRTTYDLIGLPPTPEEIRTYLADKRQNKFELLVDRLLASPRYGEHWGRHWLDVVRFGESNGFERNILIQTLWPFRDYVIDAMNSDKPFHHLIQEHIAGDQFASERPEARHGTTFLVCGPYDNVGNSDAYQAAIIRANTIDEMIRATTETFLGITVGCARCHDHKFDPISQQDYHAFNAIFAGVKHGDQQVKHARTARQQDLLEKELKQYQSELEAATKAKKTEDIDRISLAIKNLEKKISLEAPPKPTWVGTFQNQKGPFHIFQGGDPAKKGSVVAIQGMEAFRTRAFHFQLPNDATDSAKRRALADWLISPENPLTARVIVNRLWHYHFGTGIVATPSDFGLMGSPPSHPELLDFLAKTLQKGEWKLKSMHRMIVTSQTYQQSSAFRPEAAEKDGDSRLLWRFPPRRLTGEEIRDGVLQMANLLRHEGGDQVFNCTVTSRTTLPPITLWTNTM from the coding sequence ATTTTGCGAAAGAAGTCGCGCCAATTCTTCAAAAACATTGCATTCGGTGCCACCACGAGAACAACAAAAAAGGGGATATTTCACTTTCAACCAAAAAAGATCTTCAGGAAGGACAGTATTTCAACTTCGAGACACCTGCAAACAGCCCATTGCTCAAACTTCTTGTTCCTGCAAAGGAAGGGAAAAAGCCCCGCATGCCAAAAGAAGGGGCAATTCTGAATGACCTGGAATTGAAAACCCTTACTCAGTGGGTGAAAGAAGGGGCAATTTGGCCTGAAACAGTGGTGATCCTGCCCAAGCAGCGTGCAGATGCCAACTGGTGGTCTTTTCAGCCCTTGAAGCAACACGACCAACCTGCGATTCCTGACGCACCCAAAGAGTGGCAGCAAAACCCAATTGACCACTTTATCTGGGCAAAGCTGGCTGAAAACCAACTGAAGTCTAACCCTATGGCGGATGACTTAACTCTATTGCGCAGAACGACTTACGACCTCATTGGACTACCACCAACACCTGAGGAAATTCGGACATATCTCGCCGACAAACGTCAGAATAAATTCGAATTACTTGTTGATCGCTTGCTGGCTTCACCACGCTATGGCGAACATTGGGGCCGACATTGGTTGGATGTGGTGCGTTTTGGTGAGAGCAACGGTTTTGAACGGAATATTCTGATCCAGACTCTCTGGCCGTTTCGTGATTATGTCATCGATGCGATGAACAGCGATAAACCGTTCCACCATCTGATTCAAGAACATATCGCTGGGGATCAATTTGCATCAGAACGACCAGAGGCCCGGCATGGCACCACTTTTCTCGTTTGCGGACCGTATGACAACGTGGGAAATTCGGATGCGTACCAGGCAGCGATCATTCGGGCAAATACGATCGATGAAATGATCCGTGCGACCACGGAAACCTTTCTTGGCATCACGGTAGGTTGTGCGCGCTGCCACGACCATAAGTTTGATCCCATTTCGCAACAGGATTACCATGCGTTCAATGCCATTTTTGCGGGTGTGAAGCACGGTGATCAGCAGGTGAAGCACGCACGCACGGCCAGGCAGCAAGATCTACTCGAAAAAGAGTTGAAGCAATATCAGAGCGAATTGGAAGCAGCTACAAAGGCAAAAAAGACCGAGGATATTGATCGTATCTCACTTGCAATAAAGAACTTAGAGAAAAAAATTAGCCTGGAAGCACCTCCCAAACCCACCTGGGTGGGGACATTCCAGAACCAGAAAGGCCCGTTCCACATTTTTCAGGGTGGCGATCCCGCCAAAAAGGGTTCTGTGGTGGCAATCCAGGGAATGGAGGCATTTCGAACACGTGCATTCCATTTTCAGCTTCCCAACGATGCCACCGATTCTGCAAAAAGAAGAGCTCTTGCAGACTGGCTGATTTCACCCGAGAATCCGCTAACTGCCAGAGTGATCGTTAATCGGCTGTGGCACTACCACTTTGGAACCGGAATTGTGGCGACTCCCAGTGATTTTGGTTTGATGGGTTCCCCACCTTCACACCCGGAATTGCTCGATTTTCTGGCAAAAACGTTGCAAAAAGGTGAATGGAAACTGAAATCAATGCACCGCATGATTGTTACTTCCCAGACATATCAGCAAAGTTCCGCATTTCGGCCTGAAGCGGCAGAAAAGGATGGCGATTCTCGTCTTTTATGGCGTTTTCCGCCTCGAAGGCTGACTGGCGAAGAAATCCGAGACGGGGTGCTGCAAATGGCGAATCTCCTGCGACATGAAGGTGGGGACCAGGTTTTCAATTGTACCGTTACGTCCAGGACAACGTTGCCACCTATCACCCTTTGGACCAACACGATGTAA
- a CDS encoding HU family DNA-binding protein: MTKKEIVWKLAERANLTQMQTKAIVQWTFDAIIETLIEKGRIELRDFGVFEVRTRKSRRARNPLTDEPVNVPAKNVVVFKPGKHMEEKIRDEAIAYEPKRKESDKPGKGRKAKKKDADPTPE; the protein is encoded by the coding sequence GTGACGAAAAAAGAGATTGTCTGGAAATTAGCGGAACGTGCCAATTTAACGCAAATGCAAACCAAGGCGATCGTGCAGTGGACATTCGATGCGATCATTGAAACATTGATTGAGAAAGGCAGAATTGAACTGCGTGATTTTGGTGTTTTTGAGGTAAGGACTCGAAAATCGCGTCGGGCTAGAAATCCGCTGACCGATGAACCGGTCAACGTGCCCGCGAAGAATGTGGTTGTCTTTAAGCCTGGCAAGCATATGGAAGAGAAAATTCGCGATGAGGCAATTGCTTACGAGCCCAAGCGCAAAGAATCTGATAAGCCAGGTAAAGGGCGAAAGGCAAAAAAGAAAGATGCCGACCCGACACCTGAATAA
- a CDS encoding DUF1592 domain-containing protein, with the protein MPKAAFIFCTCFTLLAGLPASAADQLDAKVSQYLVKYCYECHSKSNHDFRIDQLSPKVGFENTPQWAEILGRITAGEMPPKKHPVQPDPKLSTMVTQWLSDQLKSGEAARMAARGKVSFHRLSRDEYVNTVRDLLGVQFDATDPGGFLDDPEWHGFERIGSVLTLSPANIEKYLAAAETILDEAFPDTEAPLFTGSKRAILETQINSRHRETLRERGLLDKVRFEAWPGDQFRYSALQGPLPAAGMYEISYTLSGLKPPHGRAPRLKVYEEKLDRVLFERDIIAPENQPITVTFQAHLPKGRPSIMVYNDVPGPSNLPRSGRHGTVPFISIKEGRLPWQMKLTDEQGQARYPFLIIDSISWKGPLVTEETRTKRASYMPKDKQEVKLCLQRFATDAFRKPITSDQLQRYVSIAEHEISNGESVRQATKTAMLAILCSKDFLFLAEGDEAKQRGELNDWEIASRLSYFLWSTMPDAELLELARQGKLRDPQVRAEQFQRLIRNPKAKRFLDSFATQWLRLKNVGKFPPDKRLYPEYDAHLEACMVGETKAFFSELVLQNRPLSDLIQSDWTMLNVRLAEYYGLPTDGLPRDEFQRVTLAANSQRGGILTQAAILSLTSDGTRHRPVHRGVWISENLLGKSPPPPPANVDPIEPNPVTEKKATIRQKLAAHIHDSRCASCHANIDPYGFALENFDAIGRWRTEEITEGQGPNPTVDASGTMPDGRKFQNVADFKKLLLEDIDQLNNTFVEKLAIYATRRTMTFDDRVFLTAIATKTKQQKYRTQDAVRALITSDLFLKR; encoded by the coding sequence ATGCCAAAAGCTGCTTTCATTTTTTGCACCTGTTTTACTCTGCTTGCTGGCTTGCCAGCATCTGCTGCGGATCAGTTGGATGCCAAAGTAAGCCAGTATCTGGTGAAATACTGTTATGAATGCCACAGCAAATCGAACCACGACTTTCGTATCGATCAGCTGTCACCAAAAGTAGGTTTTGAAAACACCCCCCAGTGGGCAGAAATTCTTGGCCGCATCACCGCTGGCGAGATGCCACCAAAGAAACATCCCGTTCAGCCAGATCCGAAGCTCAGCACCATGGTCACCCAATGGCTTTCAGATCAACTGAAGTCAGGTGAAGCAGCGCGTATGGCCGCACGTGGGAAAGTCAGTTTTCACCGTCTCAGTCGAGATGAGTATGTCAATACCGTCCGTGACCTTCTGGGAGTACAGTTCGATGCCACCGATCCTGGAGGTTTTCTGGATGATCCAGAATGGCACGGTTTTGAACGAATCGGTTCTGTTCTGACCTTGTCTCCCGCAAACATCGAAAAATATCTTGCTGCAGCGGAAACAATTCTGGACGAAGCCTTTCCAGATACGGAAGCTCCCCTGTTTACAGGCAGTAAACGGGCAATTCTGGAAACACAGATTAACAGTCGACACCGCGAAACATTGCGGGAACGTGGGTTGCTGGATAAAGTTCGCTTTGAAGCCTGGCCTGGAGATCAGTTTCGTTATTCTGCATTGCAGGGTCCACTGCCAGCTGCAGGTATGTATGAAATCAGCTACACACTCAGTGGGCTCAAACCGCCCCATGGTCGGGCACCTCGCTTGAAGGTTTATGAAGAAAAGCTGGATCGAGTGCTGTTCGAACGGGACATTATTGCTCCTGAAAACCAGCCGATTACGGTTACTTTTCAGGCTCATTTACCGAAGGGCCGCCCAAGTATCATGGTCTATAATGATGTCCCTGGCCCGTCCAACCTGCCACGTTCCGGCAGACATGGCACTGTTCCATTTATCAGTATCAAGGAAGGCCGATTACCGTGGCAGATGAAATTAACCGATGAACAGGGGCAGGCCCGTTACCCATTTTTGATTATTGATTCCATTTCATGGAAAGGGCCACTGGTTACCGAGGAAACACGCACTAAACGCGCATCTTACATGCCCAAGGACAAGCAAGAAGTCAAACTCTGTCTGCAACGATTCGCCACCGATGCATTTCGAAAACCAATTACTTCCGATCAATTGCAACGGTATGTTTCCATTGCAGAACACGAAATTTCCAACGGAGAGAGTGTGCGGCAGGCAACGAAAACAGCCATGCTGGCAATCCTTTGCAGCAAAGATTTTCTCTTCCTGGCTGAGGGTGATGAAGCCAAACAACGTGGGGAATTAAACGATTGGGAAATCGCCAGCAGACTGTCGTATTTTCTGTGGAGCACCATGCCTGATGCGGAACTGTTGGAACTGGCTCGCCAGGGGAAATTACGCGACCCCCAGGTGCGTGCTGAACAGTTTCAACGGCTTATCCGGAATCCGAAAGCCAAACGTTTTCTCGACTCGTTCGCCACCCAGTGGCTGCGACTGAAAAATGTGGGTAAATTCCCGCCAGATAAGCGGTTATATCCTGAGTACGATGCCCACCTCGAAGCTTGTATGGTGGGTGAAACCAAGGCATTCTTTAGCGAATTAGTGCTGCAAAACCGCCCACTCAGTGACCTGATTCAGTCCGATTGGACCATGCTGAATGTGCGGCTGGCAGAATATTATGGCTTGCCGACAGATGGCTTGCCACGTGATGAGTTTCAGCGGGTTACCCTGGCTGCAAACAGTCAACGTGGGGGGATTCTTACGCAGGCGGCGATTCTGTCGCTCACTTCCGACGGCACCCGCCACCGCCCTGTACATCGTGGGGTTTGGATATCGGAAAATCTGTTAGGAAAATCTCCCCCACCCCCACCGGCGAATGTCGATCCGATTGAACCTAATCCGGTTACTGAGAAAAAGGCGACCATCCGCCAGAAGCTGGCCGCCCACATTCACGATTCGCGATGTGCGAGTTGTCATGCGAATATCGATCCTTATGGCTTTGCTCTGGAAAACTTTGATGCTATTGGGCGTTGGCGAACCGAAGAAATAACGGAAGGTCAAGGACCGAACCCTACCGTGGATGCCAGTGGGACGATGCCGGACGGTCGAAAGTTTCAAAATGTGGCTGATTTCAAAAAGCTGCTACTGGAAGATATTGATCAGCTCAACAACACTTTTGTTGAGAAACTGGCCATTTATGCCACACGAAGAACCATGACTTTCGACGATCGCGTCTTCCTCACTGCGATTGCTACCAAAACCAAACAGCAAAAATACCGCACGCAAGATGCGGTGCGAGCTCTGATTACATCCGATTTGTTCCTGAAACGATAA
- a CDS encoding cytochrome c biogenesis protein ResB, translating into MQNKDTFYDTPPTSVPREMTGSDILWMLLKPLASLQLTIVLFVISLFLVFMGTVAQKNTGIQIVLKDYFYCWISWIDINVFSDFTEVFFKFRLTNQMIRVPFVGGYLLGWAMVINLTAAHFTRFRLTWKRSGIFIIHGGMLLLLFGEFYHAEMSEEYRMDIKEKATSNYMISFDESELAVMSDAGNGVDDVVVIPDEMLKRSAKTKQPISHDSLPFLVKVHHYAINSQFSEDLTKHPIAPTVGNGVTFSFPEEKPVTGVKAGDINMPAIYYELLSKEGKSIGVLATSTAVELTRGNIPMLSKIDQVEVGGKVYRLDFRLKRTYTAFKIRLNELIYEKYPGTEIPKNYTSKITLTNPSTGEKFDSNIWMNHPLRYEGSTFYQSSMDARKRTTGLQVVQYRGGVVGKFAPWGPYVSCALIALGMLVHFTLHLNKFVSKLKKESTHVE; encoded by the coding sequence ATGCAAAATAAAGACACTTTCTACGATACCCCTCCCACGAGTGTCCCACGTGAGATGACTGGTTCAGATATACTTTGGATGCTACTGAAACCATTAGCTTCATTGCAATTGACGATTGTTCTCTTTGTTATTTCGCTTTTCCTGGTTTTCATGGGCACTGTTGCCCAGAAGAATACGGGCATCCAGATCGTTCTGAAAGACTACTTCTATTGTTGGATCTCCTGGATAGACATTAATGTTTTCTCAGATTTCACAGAAGTATTTTTTAAATTCAGATTAACCAATCAGATGATTCGAGTTCCATTTGTGGGCGGTTACTTACTCGGCTGGGCAATGGTGATCAATCTGACTGCTGCCCACTTCACCCGATTTCGGCTTACCTGGAAGCGTTCAGGTATTTTTATCATTCACGGGGGTATGTTGTTGCTGTTGTTCGGAGAGTTCTACCATGCTGAAATGTCTGAAGAATATCGCATGGACATCAAAGAAAAAGCGACTTCCAACTACATGATCAGTTTTGATGAATCCGAACTGGCTGTAATGAGCGATGCGGGCAATGGGGTGGATGATGTCGTCGTGATTCCCGACGAGATGTTGAAACGCTCAGCAAAAACGAAACAGCCTATTTCCCACGATTCGCTGCCTTTTCTAGTGAAAGTACACCATTATGCAATCAACAGTCAATTCAGCGAAGATCTAACCAAACATCCGATAGCACCCACAGTTGGAAACGGAGTGACTTTCTCTTTTCCTGAAGAGAAGCCAGTTACCGGCGTTAAAGCAGGCGACATCAATATGCCAGCAATCTACTATGAATTGCTTAGTAAAGAAGGAAAATCGATTGGCGTGCTGGCCACATCAACTGCGGTCGAACTCACTCGCGGCAATATACCCATGTTAAGCAAGATTGATCAGGTAGAAGTAGGTGGCAAAGTATATCGTCTTGATTTTCGCTTGAAACGCACATACACGGCGTTCAAAATTCGCTTAAACGAATTGATCTACGAAAAATACCCCGGTACTGAAATACCTAAAAACTATACCAGCAAAATCACACTGACGAACCCTAGTACTGGTGAAAAATTTGATTCAAACATCTGGATGAATCACCCACTTCGATACGAAGGTAGTACCTTTTATCAATCTTCGATGGATGCCCGTAAACGGACCACTGGCCTGCAGGTTGTGCAATACCGTGGGGGAGTTGTGGGCAAGTTTGCTCCATGGGGTCCGTATGTATCATGCGCTCTGATTGCCCTTGGAATGCTGGTTCATTTTACACTCCACCTGAACAAGTTCGTAAGCAAGTTGAAGAAGGAGAGCACCCATGTGGAATAA